The Halomonas sp. 'Soap Lake #6' genomic sequence TCTAATTGAGAGCCTCTAGGGTATATCAGCAAGTTAACGTAAACGTCAACCTCCCTCTTGGTACAAGGAATATCTTAAATGCGATGGCGATTAGTCTTTCCATCGCGCTTACCCCATCGCTATGCTGACATGTTAGCGACGCCGAACGCGGTTCCCACGGAGCAGGCTCGGCCATCATACAAGGAGGCCACCCATGCAGACATTTAGCTGCCGCTGCGGCAATGCGCTATTTTTTGAAAACACTCACTGCCTGGCCTGCGAGTCTGAGGTTGGCTGGTGCCCTGCATGTACCAATATTGTGGCGCTAGAACCGCTGACAGGTGGTGGCTACCGCTGCACCAATAAAAACTGTGGCGTGGCTCTGATGAAGTGCCATAACTACGCGGTAGAGAATGTATGTAATCGCATGGTCGTCATGGCAGAAGGCCACGCGGATACACTATGTGACTGTTGCCGCTATAACGATGTCATTCCGGACCTTGATATTATCGGTAACCGCGAGCGCTGGGCGGCCCTGGAAGCAGCTAAGCGGCGGCTATTCCACACGTTGGATTTATTGAAACTGCCCCATGGCACGGACGGAGAAAATATTCGTGTGCCGTTAAGCTTTTCATTTATGGCGGACGCCTTACCCGACCAAGGGCTTTGGCGCTCAACCGCCAGTCAAGAGAAGGTGTATACCGGACACGCTAACGGTCACATCACCATCAACGTTAAAGAAGCCGATGACGTTGAACGCGAACGCTTACGCGTTGACATGAACGAATCCCACCGCACACTAATTGGTCATTTTCGCCATGAAATTGGTCACTACTATTGGGATTTACTGATAAAAGGTCTTGAGGAAGATGCTTGCCGACAAGTATTTGGTGATCATAGCTGCCCGACTTATGCGAATGCGTTAGAACAGTACTATCAGCAAGGTGCGCCTGCCGACTGGCCAACTCGCTTCATATCCGCTTACGCATCCATGCACCCTTGGGAGGACTTCGCAGAAACCTTCGCGTTTTATCTGGATATGGTGGCAGTGTTGGATACTGCACTTCACATGGGGCTTTCCCGTGCGGAGTATGACGGCACGCTGAATAGTATGCTGCTAGCCTTTCACCAAGTAGGGTTGGCAGTGAATGAGTTAAACCGGGATATGGGCCTGCTGGACTTAGCGCCCGGAGTGATTGCTCCTACAGTGCGCGATAAGCTGGCGTATGTGCACGCATTAGTAAAGCGTGCAAACACCAGCTTTAACGCCTAAACCGTGTCTTTATCGCCAAGTGGCTAAGGCGAGATTAATCGTTGTCATGGTCCCCTGCGTGGCTCTGGGATTGGCGCTGAGTCACCCGAGGCACCCCTTCGCTATTCACGAAATAGGTAGCGCTTAACGTATCGTGAATAGCGGCAAAACCAATCTGCAGTTCATCTACGAAAGCGTGCAGTTTACTCGGCGAGTGGGCGAGCGCCTGAATATCGGCGTCAACCACGTCGGCACGCACCAGTGACACTGTCGCCACCACCCGATCTTGGCGTGGCAGCAGTTGCAACTCATGGCCCAGAGTTTCCAAACTGCAAGCAATCGAACGCGGTAGGTTCGGATCCTGAAGTAAGAAGCGCAGCACATCTGGTCCGCGTACCCGTAACCGCACCTGCTGACGATACATTTGATAAGCCGTTAGCGATTTCAGCACGCTCATCCACTGCAGGTTCTCAAAGGGCAGCAGCTCCTCTGGGTTCTGAGGTAATAAACTTGCTGAACGAACATCAACGATACGCGTCGTCATATCCGCCCGTTCAAGCTGACGACCTAACTCAATAAAAGTGCGCGCCGGGCCATGGCTTAGTGTTCCTTCGATTAGCCCCGTTAAGGTCTGACAACCACGAATAACGTTTTTCAAAAACGCATCCCTGCGCCGTGGGCTAACGCCGTTTTCAGCATGGTCTGCAACATTTAGATAGAGCTGGTTGACCTCTTCCCAAATCTCGCGAGGCACTACATCTCGGGTGGTACGCAGATTTTCCCGGGCACTGGCCAACGCCGAGAGAATTGAGCTGCTGTTTTGTGCATCAGCGCATAAAAAGTACACCACGCTGCGCTCATCAAAGCTGGTATGGCGAGCGTTAAATGCTTCTAACGTGCCGGTCATTTCAATTAATGGCGCCCAACCAAGAGGCAAGTGGCGCGGCAAATCCAGCATCAAGTGGCTATTCACGCTCAGTAGTCGAGCAGTATCTTCGGCCCGCTCAATGTAGCGCGCCATCCAGTAAAGGTTTTCAGCTACACGTGACAGCATGGCGCTAGACTCCTGTCTGTTCAGCGGCAAGTGCCGCATTCTCATCGGTTTCCACTATCCAGGTATCTTTGCTACCACCTCCTTGGGAGGAGTTCACTACCAACGAACCTTCCACCAGCGCTACCCGGGTTAATCCTCCAGTGGTTACATGAGTTTCCGGTCCAGACAGAATAAACGGACGAAGGTCAACATGACGCGGCTGTGGTAAGCCATTGGCAAGCGTCGGCGTTGTCGAAAGCGCTAACGTAGGCTGAGCCATATAGTTACGGGGGTTGGCTGTAATTAACCGGGCAAACTCATTGCGCGTCTCTTTAGTGGAGCGAGGCCCAATCAACATGCCGTACCCTCCAGACTCATTTGCGGGTTTTACCACCAACTCATCTAAATGATCTAACACGTATTTACGGTCATCTTCGAACATACACAGGTAGCTCGGCACATTGGGCAGCAGCGGCTCCTGATCCAGATAATACTTAATAATTTCAGGTACAAAGGCATAAACGACTTTATCATCGGCAACCCCCGCTCCTGGGGCATTTGCCAATGCAACCTTACCCGCCCGCCAGGAACGCATTAAACCTGCCACGCCGAGCATAGAGTCTGAATTGAATGCTTCAGGATCAAGGAACTCGTCATCTACCCTGCGGTAAATAACGTCGACACGGCGCATTCCCTCAACGGTACGCATATAAACCACATCTTCATCATCCACCAGTAGATCACTGCCCTGAACCAACTCAACCCCCATTTGCTGGGCAAGGTAGGCGTGCTCAAAATAAGCAGAGTTGTATATACCAGGGGTTAGTACCACAACTTGAGGGTCGTCTCCGGGGCGTGGCGACATCGCCGCCAACATGTCATATAGATGGGCAACATAATCATCAACGGGCAGGATTTTTCCCGAAGCAAACAGTTCAGGCAGTACACGCTTGGTCACATTGCGGTTTTCCAGCATGTAGGAAACACCAGAGGGAATACGCAAGTTATCTTCTAAAACATACAGCGTACCATCACCACCGCGCACTAAATCTGAGCCACAAATGTGTGCCCATACCCCGTGGGGTGGATTTATACCTACGCATTGTGGACGAAAGTTAACTGACTGAGCTAGGACTTCAGCAGGTAACACCTTGTCTTTAATAACCTTTTGGTCGTGATAAAGATCATCAATAAATAAATTAAGTGCTTGTACGCGCTGCTTTAAACCTGCCTCGGTTTTGCGCCATTCACTGGCTGATATAATTCTTGGCACAATATCGAAAGGCCAAGCGCGATCAATCATGGCCCCTTCTGAATAGACGGTAAACGTTATCCCCATGGTACGAATGGCAATTTCAGCCGCCGTTTTACGTTCGGCTAACTCCTCCGCACTAAACCGCGCCAGCATATTGCAAAGCTCGTCTGCCGATGCACGTGGTTGCCCTGGCGCCGCTAGCAGCTCGTCATAAAAGTCACGGCACGCATAGTTATTCCAATTCACTTGGCTCATGGGCGCTCTCCTGGCACAGAGGTAGAAGTGACAGCTTCCTTAAACGTAGGGTAGGCCTGCCGCGCTTAATCTACGCAATCAACTGAACGTACGAACCACGCTTATAGTTAACTACACATGTAATTAGGCAAAATACGTACCATCTTTCGCGTTATTTCAACGCTTTTATGCATTGCTAAGTAAGAGTTTTGTTTCCAACAGCAGATAGATGCACCATCTTGGTGATTATCAAAAAAAGGCTGCCCACAAAGCACTTTTTAGGTGCAAATAAAACACTGCTTTAGCTCATTATTAATTTTCCACACTTCTTAAACGCCTTTACCAATATTGCAGCTGCAAAAAAAAGCAACTGGAACGATACTTCAGGTACATAACTTTTTTAACCGATGTTAACTAAGCGTTATATCAGTTGATAACGGCTTACCTCTGAGGCTGTCACATGACCATACGCGTTGCCTTGCACCACCGTACAACGTATCGCTTTGACCGACCGGTTAAATTATCGCCACATGTTGTTCGCCTGCGCCCAGCGCCCCACTGCCGCACACATATTGAGGCGTATTCGCTCAATATCTCTGGTAACGACCACTATTTAAACTGGCAGCAGGATCCATTCGGTAACTTTAATGCACGCCTTGTTTTTCCTGAGCCACGTAAAGAACTAACCATTGCCGTCGAACTTATCGCACCAATGACGGTAATTAATCCGTTTGATTTCTTCCTAGATGACATCGCCCAAAAAATTCCTTTTGCCTACACCGAAGAGCTACGCAACGAGTTAGGCCCTTATCTTGAAGTAACCGAAGCGGGACCTTATCTGCTGGAGTGGTTAAAGGATGTTTCCAGAAAGCCCACGACAAGTGTTGATTTTCTCGTGGCTCTTAACCAACGTCTGCAGCATGACATCAGCTATCTGGTGCGTATGGAGCCTGGGGTACAGAGCTGTGAAGAGACCTTAACTCTGGGTAGCGGCTCCTGCCGAGACAGCGCTTGGCTGTTAGTACAGATACTGCGACACCTAGGCCTCGCTGCACGCTTTGTATCTGGCTATTTGATTCAGCTCACTCCCGATGTCAAAGCCCTGGATGGCCCTAGCGGCACCGAGGTCGACTTTACCGATCTACACGCCTGGACAGAGGTGTTTTTACCAGGTGCTGGCTGGGTAGGGCTTGATCCCACCTCTGGCTTATTTGCCGGTGAGGGCCATATCCCCTTAGCGGCAACGCCTACTACTGGCAGTGCCGCTGCTATTACCGGCTTTTCCGATAAATGTGAGGTTGAGTTTAACGTTGAGATGAGCGTTGAGCGCATCCATGAAGATCCACGGGTCACCAAGCCGTATAGCGATCAACAGTGGCAGCAAATTCTGCAGTTGGGCGATCAGGTAGATAGCGAACTCAACCAGCAAGATGTTCGCCTCACCATGGGTGGCGAGCCAACTTTTGTTTCCGTCGATGACATGGAAAGCCCTCAGTGGAATACTGATGCACTGGGCGACCACAAACGCGAGCGTGCAGAAGCGCTGCTAACCCGTCTGCAGGCTGCCTACGCCGAGGGCAGTGTCATTCAACAGCAGCAAGGCAAATGGTACCCCGGCGAGCCTCTGCCTCGCTGGGCACTCGCCTGCTACTGGCGTAAAGATGGCGTGCCACTATGGCGCGACCCCAAATGGCTGGCCTGCATGGAAGGCGCGCCTAAGGTCACTGTTGATGATGCTATGGCTCAGCGCTTTACTCATGCCCTAAGCGAGCAATTAGGTTTAGCGCCGCGCCACTGGATACCCGCATTTGAAGACGCCTACTACTACCTGTGGAAAGAACAAACACTGCCCGTAAGCGTTGACCCACGCAAAGCGAACTTAAAAGATGACGCTGAACGTCAACGCCTTGCCCGCTTGCTGGAACAGGATTTAGGCGCAGCAGTGGGCTACGCCCTGCCACTGCGACACTCCATTGCTCAATCACACCGCTGGGAGAGCGGACGCTGGCCACTCAAGCGCGACCACTTATTTCTAGTGCCTGGAGACTCGCCCATGGGCCTGCGGCTGCCGCTTTCTGCGCTGCCATGGGCCGCCCCGGAGGATCAGCCACAACCCCAATCGCTCTTTGCACCGCGCCCAGATATTGGCGATATTCATGGTGAAGTGGCTAGACGTAACGCCGAACAACACCGCTTGACCACGGCCGAACGCCAGGGCCAAAGCCTTCACCCCAGCCACAGCCACCCTGAAGGAGAAGCGGTCCAGCAGCAACCCAACGCCGAGGGTGACCGCGAACACAAAGTCATCCACACCAGCCTGTGTATTGAGCCGCGCGATGGACGTTTACATATTTTCCTGCCACCACTTACCCAACTGGAGCACTACCTAGACCTGATCAGCAGCATTGAAGAGTGTGCTCGCTCGTTGAGTTGCCCGGTGATGATAGAGGGCTACGCGCCGCCTCGCGATCCGCGTCTGGAAAGCTTCCAGATCACCCCAGACCCCGGTGTCATTGAAGTTAACATCATGCCCGCGGCCAGCTGGAGAACCTTAGTCGCCCAAACCGAGCGGTTGTACGATGAGGCCCGCCTGGCGCGCCTGGGCACCGAAAAATTCATGTTAGATGGCCGCCATACCGGTACCGGCGGCGGTAACCATGTAACCCTTGGAGGCATTACACCAGATGACTCGCCGTTTCTGCGCCGTCCTGACCTGCTGGCCAGCCTAGTCACGTATTGGCAGCACCACCCTAGTCTCTCCTACCTGTTTGCAGGCCTCTTCATTGGCCCCACCAGCCAGGCTCCCAGGGTGGATGAGGCCCGCCACGAAGCGCTTTACGAGTTGGAAATCGCTCTGCAACAGATGCCTGAAGGTGAGGTTGTTCAGCCTTGGCTGGTAGACCGCCTACTGCGCCACCTGCTCACCGACTTGACCGGCAACACCCACCGTGCCGAATTCTGTATCGATAAGCTCTACTCGCCAGATAGCGATAGTGGACGCCTTGGACTTTTAGAGCTGCGCGGCTTTGAAATGCCGCCCCATGCCCGCATGGGTCTAATGCAGATGCTGCTGATTCGTGCCCTGGTTGCCCGCTGCTGGAAGACACCCTACCGAGCAAAGCCGGTACGCTGGGGCAGCGCACTTCAAGACCGCTGGATGCTACCCCACTACCTGTGGGAAGACTTAAGCGATGTACTCAGCGATCTACGCAATCACGGCTTCAATTTTGAGCTTGAGTGGTTCGCACCATTTTTAGAGTTCCGTTTCCCTGTACATGGACGGCTACATACCCCCATGCTCAATATTGAGCTTCGCCAAGCTATTGAGCCATGGCATGTACTGGGCGAAGAGGCCACCGCCGGAGGAACCGCACGCTATGTGGATTCATCGGTTGAGCGTCTAGAGGTTAAAGTTAACGGTATGAGCGGCGACCGCTATGTGGTGACCTGTAATGGTCGGCAAGTTCCGTTAGCTGCTACGGGACGTAACGGGGAAGCAGTAGCAGGCGTACGCTACCGTGCTTGGCAACCACCTTCCGCGCTGCACCCGCAAATCCCCATTCATGCTCCATTAGTGTTTGACATTATTGACACCTGGAACCAACGTTCGGTGGCGGGCTGCACCTACCATGTGGTTCACCCCACCGGTCGCGGTTTTGAAACATTTCCTGTGAACGCCTTTGAAGCGGAAGCACGGCGCCTAGGTAGGTTTAGCGGCAGCGGACATCGCCATGGCTATCAAGCACCTAAAGCTGAAATGCTCAACCAAGAGCTACCTTGCACGCTAGACCTTCGTTGGAGCCCACGTTAATCCTGTGCCTTATACTAGCGCTTAATACTTTCTTATCGGCGCCAGCTGCAGGATAATCCGCCCCTTACCTGCTTAGGACAACAAGGATCATGACGGCCCCTGTCTCACCCTCACTTATTGAGCTCGGCACTGCCGGGCTTGTTGAGGATTACCTGAATCAGCTTGGCAAGGGACAGCCCGGCACCTTCGACGCGCTGCTTGACCGCCAGGGCCAACTGCGGCCTGGCTGGCAGAGCCTGCTCGGTGCCCTTGAAGTGCTAGGGTCGGATGGACGCTTTCAGCAGCATGAAGAGATCCAACGGCTGCTGGCGGAAAATGGCGTTATCTTCAACATGCACGATGATACCCATGGGCGTGCATGGCGACTTGACCCCTTGCCCTGGGTGATTGACCAGGCTCAGTGGCAAATGCTCGAGATGGGTTTAGCCCAGCGAAGCCGCCTACTCAACGCTCTGTACAACGACATTTACGGCGCCCGTACGCTATTTGATGCAGGCCTTTTGCCTACCCAGGCTATTCTGGCATCGCCCCACTTTTTATTGCCCTGCCACAGCTCCCAGCCAACTGATCGTCCCGCGATTAACTTCCATGGTGTGGATGTAATTCAAGATGCTGCAGGCCAATGGCGGGTATTTGGTGACCGCCTACAAGCACCTTCCGGGACCGGCTTTGCGCTGGAAAATCGTATTCTGATGGCCCGGGCCCTACCAGAGATGTACCGTAACGCGCCGCTAAAACGGCTCGCAGGCTTTTTAGATAACTACCACCGCACACTTACCACACTGGCCTACCAACACCGCGACAATCCCAACGTAGTGTTGTTTACCCCCGGGCCAGGTAGCCCACGCTACTTTGAGCACGCCTATCTGGCTAACTACCTTAATATCGACCTCGCTGAAGGCCAGGATATGGTAGTGCGCGATGGCCAACTATGGCTGCGAACCTTAGGCGGACTACAGCCAGTTGACGTCGTCCTGCGCCACTGCGACGACGCCTACTGCGATCCATTAGAGTTACGCGGTGACTCTCAACTGGGCGTACCAGGGCTGTTACAAGCCGCTCGCTCCAGTGGCGTAGCCATGTCCAATGCACTTGGAGTAGGCGTGCTTGAGATACCTGAGCTTGCGGGCTACCTGCCGGCTTTGTGTGAACATCTGCTGGGCGAGACACTGCTACTGGCTAACGCCGACGGTAATACACTGCCTTCGACTGCACCGGTGTTCGACCACAAAATGCAGCGCCTCACTCCCACTACTCTGAACTTGCGTTGCTTTGTCTCTCGCACACCAGGAAGTGTTAGTACGCAAGGGCAGCAACCCAGTGACTACCACGTGATGCCAGGCGGTCTAGCCTGGGTAGGTGCACCTGGTTCACCTTCGCTAAGTAGCCCAGTGGTAAAAGATGTATGGGTAACTGCTAACACGCCCCAACCTCACGTTAGCCAACTACGCCAAGCCCGTGGCCCGGTAGTCGCAACACGAGATGGCACCGACTTACCCAGCCGCGTGGCTGAAAGCCTGTTTTGGTTAGGCCGCTACGGCGAACGCCTGGATGCCCGAGCGCGCCTGCTGCGGGAAGCGCTCATGCGGCTAATGGAGTACGACCAGGATGATATTGCCGACCAGTTACTCGATGAACTGTTGCTGGCGTTGGATATCACCACGCTAAACAGCGCTGATGAAAATACCAGGCCGCTACTAGTTGGCTTTGCACAAAAACGCACTGCCCTGCTAGCCCAGTTTGGTGAGAGCGAACCACAAGCGCTACAACCACTATTTGCCCAACTACTGCGCAACGCCCGTAGCGTACGCGACCATTTGGGCGATGACTCCTGGCGAGTGATTCACCAGCTACGCCAACGTGTGGATATGCTTAATCCAAGCGTCAGCGCTAGCGCAGCCCGGCGCGCCTGCGAGGGTCTTTCTGCCCAACTGGCAGCGTTTTTTGGCCTGTGTAACGAAACTATGCCCCATCACTATGGTTGGCGGTTTATGGATATCGGCCGCTTTTTAGACCGCGTACTGGGGCTTTTATCGCTGCTAAAACTCACCCTTAATGCGCCACATTCGCCTGGGCTGGCGCTGTGGGAAGTGGTGCTCGCCACCACCGACAACTTTACCGCTTACCGCAGGCGCTACCGCAGTGAACTTCATCCAGAAGCGATTCTTGACCTACTGCTGTTCGATGAAACCAATCCACGTTCGGTGGGCTACATGCTTAAGCGCCTTGAACGGCAAATGGACAAGCTACCCGGCAGTTCCTCACCTTACCGCAACGCTGAGCGGCGGCTGCTGATTCAGGCTAACGCAGCGCTGCACTTAGCGGATATCGACCGCATAAGCCACCTTGCCGACACCCCGGAGGCACAGGAAGCGCTGGAACAGCTATTAGATGATTTGATTACGCCGCTTAATGCACTGTCGGATGCTATCAGCCATAGCCATTTCAGCCACATAGAGCGGCCGCGCCAATTAGTCAGCATGGAACCGGATGAATGAACTACAGCCTGCGGCACACAACACGCTACCACTACAGTGCGCCGGTTACCCTGTGCCATAGTGAAGCGCGAGTGTTGCCACGTAAAACGCTACATCAGCAGTGCGGAGCATCGGGACTAACCATTAGCCCAATGCCCCAGATGCAGGCGGAAAGGCGTGATGTGTTCGGCAATCGGGTGCTCTACTTCGCCATGGAAGAGGTTCACCAAACCCTGGATGTCACCGTAGTGACGCCAATCAATACCCATCCTTTGGGGCTTCTACCGGTCACCTCTCCGGCCTGGGAACAGATCGCGGAACAGCTGTGTGCTGATAACCGTTTCGACATGCAGCTCTACCGCTTGGATTCACCGTTTATCCGCCGTAATGAGGAGCTCGCCACCTTTGCCCGCAGTTGCTTCACTCCCGGCCGCCCGCTACTAGAGTCAGCACTAGCCCTTAACCAGCTGATCTACAACACCTTTGAGTACGACCCCAGCTTCACGACACTAGCCACTCCGCTAAGCGACGTACTGACTAACCGTCGCGGTGTTTGCCAGGACTTTGCCCATGTAGCCATTGGCGCGCTACGCTCGCTAGGCTTACCAGCACGCTACATTAGCGGCTACCTGGAAACCCAACCACCTCCCGGCCAGCCACGCTTAATTGGTGCGGATGCCTCCCACGCCTGGCTAGCCACCTGGATTCCTGAATGGGGTTGGCTAGCGCTTGACCCTACCAACGGCACTGTGGCAGGCGAACAGCACCCGGTACTGGCCTGGGGGAGAGACTATGCGGATGTTGCGCCGCTCAAAGGTGTCATGAATGGAGGCGGAGAACACCAGCTTGAGGTCGAGGTCGATGTCATACCGCTGACGACTGATACCGCAGAACCGTCAGGCTGAACGGCAGATAGCGCTATCGTGAATAGCGCTATAACTTAATAGCTCAACGGTTGGTAAGCATCTCGGTTAATGATGGCTACCACACCAGCAACTACAGTAAACAGCTAGGTTTTTCACTAACGTAGATGTGCAATGTGCAGTTCAGGCCGCTTCGTAGGCTGCCTTTAAGCGATAGAACTCGTCCACAATGGCGGCCATTTCAACCGCATCGTAGTCACACAACCCGCTAACAACCAGCTTCTTGGAGCCAACGCCCAACGACTCACCGGCTGACTTGATAGAGAACTCCAGTAGCGCTTCAGCACGTTTGCCCTGCACATCTAAAGAAGAGCGGGTTAAGGCCAAGTCTGGCGCAAAACCATCTAACCGTTCTAAGCAAAATCCCATGCTATCGTAGATAACCAGTGGACGCTTAGGATTAAACATAACCCCATGCTGCTCCATTAATGGCTTCAAATAATGAGGGAAATTTTTACCTGAAAATGCTACGTAGCAGCGAGCAAACGCTTCAACCGCCGCTTCATCGTGGGTAACATCACCACGACGCACTACTTGCAGATAGCATTTACCACTATCATCTAATACATGAATATCGCCATTTTCTACTTCACTAAACTTGAGTGATGTATCTGCACCCACCATATTAGTAAAGCGAAATTCCATTTGTCGCGACAACCCAAACTTGACCAGTACTAGCGTAAATAGCAGGTCAC encodes the following:
- a CDS encoding zinc-binding metallopeptidase family protein; its protein translation is MQTFSCRCGNALFFENTHCLACESEVGWCPACTNIVALEPLTGGGYRCTNKNCGVALMKCHNYAVENVCNRMVVMAEGHADTLCDCCRYNDVIPDLDIIGNRERWAALEAAKRRLFHTLDLLKLPHGTDGENIRVPLSFSFMADALPDQGLWRSTASQEKVYTGHANGHITINVKEADDVERERLRVDMNESHRTLIGHFRHEIGHYYWDLLIKGLEEDACRQVFGDHSCPTYANALEQYYQQGAPADWPTRFISAYASMHPWEDFAETFAFYLDMVAVLDTALHMGLSRAEYDGTLNSMLLAFHQVGLAVNELNRDMGLLDLAPGVIAPTVRDKLAYVHALVKRANTSFNA
- a CDS encoding alpha-E domain-containing protein; the encoded protein is MLSRVAENLYWMARYIERAEDTARLLSVNSHLMLDLPRHLPLGWAPLIEMTGTLEAFNARHTSFDERSVVYFLCADAQNSSSILSALASARENLRTTRDVVPREIWEEVNQLYLNVADHAENGVSPRRRDAFLKNVIRGCQTLTGLIEGTLSHGPARTFIELGRQLERADMTTRIVDVRSASLLPQNPEELLPFENLQWMSVLKSLTAYQMYRQQVRLRVRGPDVLRFLLQDPNLPRSIACSLETLGHELQLLPRQDRVVATVSLVRADVVDADIQALAHSPSKLHAFVDELQIGFAAIHDTLSATYFVNSEGVPRVTQRQSQSHAGDHDND
- a CDS encoding circularly permuted type 2 ATP-grasp protein — its product is MSQVNWNNYACRDFYDELLAAPGQPRASADELCNMLARFSAEELAERKTAAEIAIRTMGITFTVYSEGAMIDRAWPFDIVPRIISASEWRKTEAGLKQRVQALNLFIDDLYHDQKVIKDKVLPAEVLAQSVNFRPQCVGINPPHGVWAHICGSDLVRGGDGTLYVLEDNLRIPSGVSYMLENRNVTKRVLPELFASGKILPVDDYVAHLYDMLAAMSPRPGDDPQVVVLTPGIYNSAYFEHAYLAQQMGVELVQGSDLLVDDEDVVYMRTVEGMRRVDVIYRRVDDEFLDPEAFNSDSMLGVAGLMRSWRAGKVALANAPGAGVADDKVVYAFVPEIIKYYLDQEPLLPNVPSYLCMFEDDRKYVLDHLDELVVKPANESGGYGMLIGPRSTKETRNEFARLITANPRNYMAQPTLALSTTPTLANGLPQPRHVDLRPFILSGPETHVTTGGLTRVALVEGSLVVNSSQGGGSKDTWIVETDENAALAAEQTGV
- a CDS encoding transglutaminase family protein, producing the protein MTIRVALHHRTTYRFDRPVKLSPHVVRLRPAPHCRTHIEAYSLNISGNDHYLNWQQDPFGNFNARLVFPEPRKELTIAVELIAPMTVINPFDFFLDDIAQKIPFAYTEELRNELGPYLEVTEAGPYLLEWLKDVSRKPTTSVDFLVALNQRLQHDISYLVRMEPGVQSCEETLTLGSGSCRDSAWLLVQILRHLGLAARFVSGYLIQLTPDVKALDGPSGTEVDFTDLHAWTEVFLPGAGWVGLDPTSGLFAGEGHIPLAATPTTGSAAAITGFSDKCEVEFNVEMSVERIHEDPRVTKPYSDQQWQQILQLGDQVDSELNQQDVRLTMGGEPTFVSVDDMESPQWNTDALGDHKRERAEALLTRLQAAYAEGSVIQQQQGKWYPGEPLPRWALACYWRKDGVPLWRDPKWLACMEGAPKVTVDDAMAQRFTHALSEQLGLAPRHWIPAFEDAYYYLWKEQTLPVSVDPRKANLKDDAERQRLARLLEQDLGAAVGYALPLRHSIAQSHRWESGRWPLKRDHLFLVPGDSPMGLRLPLSALPWAAPEDQPQPQSLFAPRPDIGDIHGEVARRNAEQHRLTTAERQGQSLHPSHSHPEGEAVQQQPNAEGDREHKVIHTSLCIEPRDGRLHIFLPPLTQLEHYLDLISSIEECARSLSCPVMIEGYAPPRDPRLESFQITPDPGVIEVNIMPAASWRTLVAQTERLYDEARLARLGTEKFMLDGRHTGTGGGNHVTLGGITPDDSPFLRRPDLLASLVTYWQHHPSLSYLFAGLFIGPTSQAPRVDEARHEALYELEIALQQMPEGEVVQPWLVDRLLRHLLTDLTGNTHRAEFCIDKLYSPDSDSGRLGLLELRGFEMPPHARMGLMQMLLIRALVARCWKTPYRAKPVRWGSALQDRWMLPHYLWEDLSDVLSDLRNHGFNFELEWFAPFLEFRFPVHGRLHTPMLNIELRQAIEPWHVLGEEATAGGTARYVDSSVERLEVKVNGMSGDRYVVTCNGRQVPLAATGRNGEAVAGVRYRAWQPPSALHPQIPIHAPLVFDIIDTWNQRSVAGCTYHVVHPTGRGFETFPVNAFEAEARRLGRFSGSGHRHGYQAPKAEMLNQELPCTLDLRWSPR
- a CDS encoding circularly permuted type 2 ATP-grasp protein, whose translation is MTAPVSPSLIELGTAGLVEDYLNQLGKGQPGTFDALLDRQGQLRPGWQSLLGALEVLGSDGRFQQHEEIQRLLAENGVIFNMHDDTHGRAWRLDPLPWVIDQAQWQMLEMGLAQRSRLLNALYNDIYGARTLFDAGLLPTQAILASPHFLLPCHSSQPTDRPAINFHGVDVIQDAAGQWRVFGDRLQAPSGTGFALENRILMARALPEMYRNAPLKRLAGFLDNYHRTLTTLAYQHRDNPNVVLFTPGPGSPRYFEHAYLANYLNIDLAEGQDMVVRDGQLWLRTLGGLQPVDVVLRHCDDAYCDPLELRGDSQLGVPGLLQAARSSGVAMSNALGVGVLEIPELAGYLPALCEHLLGETLLLANADGNTLPSTAPVFDHKMQRLTPTTLNLRCFVSRTPGSVSTQGQQPSDYHVMPGGLAWVGAPGSPSLSSPVVKDVWVTANTPQPHVSQLRQARGPVVATRDGTDLPSRVAESLFWLGRYGERLDARARLLREALMRLMEYDQDDIADQLLDELLLALDITTLNSADENTRPLLVGFAQKRTALLAQFGESEPQALQPLFAQLLRNARSVRDHLGDDSWRVIHQLRQRVDMLNPSVSASAARRACEGLSAQLAAFFGLCNETMPHHYGWRFMDIGRFLDRVLGLLSLLKLTLNAPHSPGLALWEVVLATTDNFTAYRRRYRSELHPEAILDLLLFDETNPRSVGYMLKRLERQMDKLPGSSSPYRNAERRLLIQANAALHLADIDRISHLADTPEAQEALEQLLDDLITPLNALSDAISHSHFSHIERPRQLVSMEPDE
- a CDS encoding transglutaminase family protein; amino-acid sequence: MNYSLRHTTRYHYSAPVTLCHSEARVLPRKTLHQQCGASGLTISPMPQMQAERRDVFGNRVLYFAMEEVHQTLDVTVVTPINTHPLGLLPVTSPAWEQIAEQLCADNRFDMQLYRLDSPFIRRNEELATFARSCFTPGRPLLESALALNQLIYNTFEYDPSFTTLATPLSDVLTNRRGVCQDFAHVAIGALRSLGLPARYISGYLETQPPPGQPRLIGADASHAWLATWIPEWGWLALDPTNGTVAGEQHPVLAWGRDYADVAPLKGVMNGGGEHQLEVEVDVIPLTTDTAEPSG
- a CDS encoding DUF3581 family protein — encoded protein: MFKDFYAQRGEYVVISAEQASRFAKGVAGDYNPIHNPDARRFCVPGDLLFTLVLVKFGLSRQMEFRFTNMVGADTSLKFSEVENGDIHVLDDSGKCYLQVVRRGDVTHDEAAVEAFARCYVAFSGKNFPHYLKPLMEQHGVMFNPKRPLVIYDSMGFCLERLDGFAPDLALTRSSLDVQGKRAEALLEFSIKSAGESLGVGSKKLVVSGLCDYDAVEMAAIVDEFYRLKAAYEAA